A region from the Melioribacter roseus P3M-2 genome encodes:
- a CDS encoding M16 family metallopeptidase has protein sequence MRKEPSYIANTAFDRIVFDGTYYAYPELGYLETLDKITIEDVRNYYRKYIQNNSLNFAVVGNVSKDEIVRLVNKNFNGRQKITIDQNIEPVVDQNTKIYIADKRDAPQTELRIGHRGVKRNEETYYRLKLMNTILGGDFSSRINLNLREKKGFTYGAGSVYGYHKNAGFFEVHSAVNAVNTGESISEIIKEINGVRERIEEDEINFAKSFHTKKFPSLFETYTQIAKNITPLIIHNLDTNYYKNYVDKIQSVRNEEIIDAAKKYLHPESLVIVAVGDRDKIYEQVKELGIEIVYIDEKGDARGGA, from the coding sequence TTGAGAAAAGAACCTTCCTACATTGCAAATACGGCATTCGACAGAATTGTTTTCGACGGAACATATTACGCTTATCCGGAACTCGGTTATCTCGAGACGCTGGATAAAATTACGATTGAAGACGTCAGGAATTATTACCGAAAATATATTCAAAATAATTCACTTAATTTTGCGGTCGTGGGAAATGTCTCAAAAGATGAGATCGTCAGACTTGTAAACAAGAATTTTAACGGCAGACAAAAGATAACGATTGATCAAAATATCGAGCCGGTTGTTGATCAGAATACCAAGATTTATATTGCGGACAAAAGGGACGCCCCTCAAACCGAATTAAGGATAGGGCACCGCGGCGTCAAACGAAACGAAGAAACTTACTACAGGCTAAAATTAATGAATACAATTTTAGGCGGCGATTTTTCTAGCAGAATCAATCTGAATCTCAGAGAAAAAAAAGGCTTTACCTACGGCGCAGGGTCGGTATACGGATATCATAAAAACGCAGGATTTTTCGAAGTCCACTCGGCAGTTAATGCCGTCAACACAGGCGAATCGATTTCAGAAATAATAAAAGAAATCAACGGCGTCAGAGAACGTATAGAAGAAGATGAGATTAACTTTGCCAAGTCATTTCATACAAAAAAGTTTCCATCGTTATTCGAGACTTATACCCAGATAGCCAAAAATATAACGCCGTTAATTATTCATAATCTGGATACGAATTATTATAAAAATTACGTTGACAAAATTCAGTCGGTCCGAAACGAAGAAATAATCGATGCGGCGAAAAAATATTTGCATCCGGAAAGTCTAGTTATTGTAGCCGTGGGCGACAGGGACAAAATTTACGAGCAGGTAAAGGAGCTCGGTATTGAGATTGTTTATATAGACGAAAAAGGGGATGCCCGGGGAGGCGCTTAA
- a CDS encoding M16 family metallopeptidase, which produces MFDRSTPPKPKTKVDFNLPEIEKFDTDNNTIYYSQKEKLPIVQLNVLIDAGSRLDPPDKKGLALLTSLLIDEGAGKYNSFELNDEFEKLGTIISINVDHDTFVLSMLSLSENFEKSFELLAEILNNPRLNTEDFEREKRNLPVK; this is translated from the coding sequence ATGTTTGACAGGTCGACGCCCCCAAAGCCGAAAACTAAGGTCGATTTCAATTTGCCCGAAATTGAAAAATTTGATACGGATAACAATACGATCTATTATTCTCAAAAAGAAAAGTTGCCGATCGTACAGCTCAACGTTTTGATTGACGCAGGCAGCAGGCTTGACCCTCCCGACAAAAAAGGGCTTGCATTGCTTACTTCTCTGCTGATAGACGAAGGAGCGGGTAAATATAATTCATTTGAACTAAACGACGAATTCGAAAAGTTGGGCACAATTATTAGCATTAATGTGGATCACGACACATTTGTATTATCAATGCTTTCATTGAGCGAGAATTTCGAAAAATCGTTCGAACTCCTCGCCGAAATCTTAAACAATCCGCGTTTGAATACCGAAGACTTCGAAAGGGAAAAAAGAAACTTACCGGTAAAATAA
- a CDS encoding M16 family metallopeptidase encodes MSGNIFKINYIKHYLENGLEIILFQDKSVPTVSVNIWYKVGSANETLGKTGFAHLFEHMMFQGSKHVPKEGHFKFIEEAGGSLNGSTSFDRTNYYETVPANYLELALWLESDRMGFLLPSLTREKLDNQKEVVMNERRQRYENQPYGLAWELIFSNLFPAGHPYSWPTIGWMKDIENFSLQDVKEFFNKYYKPSNATLVVGGNFDKEDALELIGKYFGDIPGSEKPELPAADPVSLTESKKIIHPDNIELPRIYLAWHSDKIFGEDDASLDILADALSSAKSSRLQKSLVFEKQIAQDVSAFQFSARLAGAFIIVATAKPGVSTTELKTEIFNQVNQLKENGITFEELERAKNSIKSHYVYSLQKIDTIADQLNLYNFHLGEPDSFEYDLARYSNVNCTKVRETAHKYLSDKYVELHIVPKEGGLNV; translated from the coding sequence ATGTCCGGAAATATTTTCAAAATTAATTACATCAAACATTATCTGGAAAACGGACTCGAAATAATATTGTTTCAGGATAAGTCCGTGCCGACTGTTTCGGTAAACATCTGGTACAAAGTAGGTTCGGCAAATGAAACGCTGGGCAAAACAGGTTTTGCACATCTCTTCGAGCACATGATGTTTCAGGGTTCGAAACACGTGCCGAAAGAAGGTCATTTCAAATTCATCGAAGAAGCCGGAGGCAGTTTGAACGGCTCGACTTCCTTCGACAGAACAAATTATTACGAAACAGTGCCTGCAAATTATCTGGAATTGGCGCTATGGCTCGAATCCGACCGTATGGGTTTCCTGCTTCCGTCTCTTACCCGGGAGAAACTAGATAATCAGAAAGAAGTGGTAATGAACGAGAGACGCCAGAGATACGAAAATCAACCGTACGGACTGGCATGGGAATTAATTTTTTCGAATCTGTTCCCGGCAGGCCATCCTTATTCCTGGCCGACAATCGGATGGATGAAAGATATTGAAAATTTCAGTCTCCAGGATGTAAAAGAATTTTTTAATAAATACTATAAGCCTTCAAACGCAACTCTTGTTGTGGGAGGAAATTTCGACAAAGAAGACGCCCTCGAATTAATCGGGAAATATTTCGGCGATATACCGGGCAGCGAAAAGCCGGAACTGCCGGCAGCCGATCCGGTTTCATTGACCGAATCGAAAAAAATCATTCACCCTGACAATATCGAACTGCCGAGGATTTATTTAGCCTGGCATTCCGATAAAATTTTCGGCGAGGACGACGCCTCGCTCGATATTCTTGCAGACGCCTTGTCGTCGGCCAAAAGTTCACGACTTCAAAAGTCGCTTGTATTCGAAAAACAGATTGCGCAAGATGTAAGCGCGTTTCAGTTTTCCGCTCGACTTGCCGGCGCGTTTATTATTGTTGCAACGGCAAAACCCGGCGTATCCACAACCGAGTTAAAAACCGAGATCTTTAATCAAGTCAATCAACTGAAAGAGAACGGTATTACTTTCGAGGAATTAGAAAGAGCAAAAAATTCGATTAAATCGCATTATGTTTATTCATTGCAGAAAATCGACACAATCGCCGACCAGCTTAATCTTTATAATTTTCATCTCGGAGAACCCGATTCGTTTGAATATGACCTGGCGCGGTACTCCAATGTGAACTGTACAAAAGTTAGAGAGACAGCGCATAAATACCTGTCCGATAAATATGTAGAACTGCACATCGTACCCAAAGAAGGAGGTCTTAATGTTTGA
- a CDS encoding alkaline phosphatase family protein, producing MKRYIICLFLFFTTLAYAGNKPYVILISFDGFRWDYLDRELTPNLNKLADEGVRALSLRPAFPSKTFPNHISLITGMYPDNHGIIGNYFKDTIKHKEYSLGDTAAVKEPFWYLGEAFWETAERNGIVTASYFWPGSEISLDYRRPTYYEKYDHNRSYREKVKGIINWLKLPDDKRPHFITLYFHDTDTYGHDYGPDSPETNRAIAYLDSVTAYLVNEIDKTNLKDSVNYIFVSDHGMTAIAPERTINIEEIIEKYKCSFQYDGPVMFVNPPKDKTEEVYDLLKKSENHFKVYKKEEMPDYYHFSSHPFIYRLILVADLGWSLRTNEAPEWLDEAKGNHGYDNNLIDMHGIFLAHGPAFKSSYKTGTLWNIDLYPLLCKIFGISTRSNIDGKLERIEFILKEN from the coding sequence ATGAAACGATACATAATCTGTTTATTCTTATTTTTTACTACTCTTGCATATGCCGGCAATAAACCGTATGTAATATTAATCTCATTCGACGGATTCCGTTGGGATTATCTGGATAGAGAACTTACGCCGAATCTCAATAAACTGGCTGACGAAGGCGTGAGAGCTTTATCGCTCAGGCCGGCTTTCCCTTCGAAGACTTTTCCAAATCATATATCGTTGATTACGGGAATGTATCCGGATAACCACGGAATAATAGGCAATTACTTTAAAGATACAATCAAACATAAAGAATATTCTCTCGGCGACACCGCGGCTGTAAAAGAACCTTTCTGGTACCTTGGCGAAGCATTCTGGGAAACCGCCGAAAGAAACGGCATTGTAACAGCGAGCTATTTCTGGCCCGGTTCGGAAATTAGTTTGGATTACAGGCGTCCCACTTATTACGAAAAATACGACCACAACAGAAGCTACCGGGAAAAAGTAAAAGGAATTATTAATTGGTTGAAACTTCCTGACGACAAACGTCCTCACTTTATTACTCTTTACTTTCACGATACTGATACGTACGGACACGATTACGGACCGGACTCCCCGGAAACAAACCGGGCAATTGCATACCTCGATTCCGTTACCGCATATCTGGTGAACGAGATCGACAAAACTAATCTGAAAGACAGCGTAAACTATATTTTCGTATCCGACCACGGCATGACGGCGATAGCCCCGGAAAGAACAATTAACATCGAAGAGATAATTGAAAAATACAAATGCAGTTTTCAATACGACGGTCCTGTAATGTTTGTTAATCCTCCGAAAGATAAAACTGAAGAAGTTTACGATCTCCTGAAAAAATCCGAAAATCATTTCAAAGTTTACAAGAAGGAGGAAATGCCGGATTATTATCATTTCAGCTCTCATCCCTTTATCTACAGACTGATTCTGGTTGCCGATTTGGGCTGGAGTTTAAGAACAAATGAAGCTCCCGAATGGCTCGACGAAGCGAAAGGAAATCACGGTTACGATAATAATTTGATCGATATGCACGGCATTTTTTTGGCTCACGGTCCGGCATTCAAATCCAGCTACAAGACGGGAACGCTCTGGAATATCGACCTTTACCCGCTCCTTTGCAAGATATTCGGAATATCGACCCGTTCGAACATAGACGGCAAACTCGAACGGATTGAATTCATACTGAAGGAGAATTGA
- a CDS encoding TonB-dependent receptor: MSKSFYRISALLLMLMFLPTFLMAQNYTISGVVKSQTGEVLIGANVFLKGTTLGAASEADGTYKITAPKGRYTIVCSYIGYEKVEYDINLTNNMEVNFTLREHEFSLSVEVIADRAKEQKTPVAFTDVDKKEIEQVLGSRDIPLVLNYTPSVYATSSGGGAGDARINVRGFNQRNIAIMINGVPINDMENGWVYWSNWDGLGDATSSIQVQRGLSSVTLATPAVGGVINIVTDPTASKRGVFYKNEIGSGNFTKQTLFVHTGLIDNKFALTLGGVKKSQDGVVDGTWSDAYAYYLGAAYQVDQNNRLELYATGAPQRHGQRRWRLNAATYSHELARELGYSEEILQDPKLAEQGILYNSNWNSLDPTYRGKQYWNDGTSNRYSPTFISESENYYHKPIVNFNWYSNLTKDLSLYTTLYWSGGIGGGSGTFGSMVWDYTLLQRVVDWNGTIQRNMNNIDTLANGNAVKVSRGILRNSVNNQWTLGGISKAFYKVNENLTTSFGLDIRYAEIEHYREVRDLLGGDYFYSTANAFDMPDQYYKKLGDKIDYFFTNSVSWVGTFAQAEYSIDRFTYYATAGYSMIKYDHTNHFRKAADGSELYIETDWIGGYQVKGGASFRYSADLNFYANAGYIARVPIFDQVIDDRSGAKITDPKNEKILSFEVGANYKALNNRLSAKANLYYTMWKDRAQSRGVVNPDGSEGLVFLNGINSSHTGLELELAFQASKFLRFDAAASFASWVYTDDVAGVYVVDYQTNQQEDYNYYIKDLKVGDAPQRQIAGGITVTPIQGFNAQLAWRYNTEYYADFDPFTRTNESDRGQVWKIPSFNLFELHFYYNLPIELNGMDLTVFAHVFNLFDELYVQDATDNSRFNAYKANGVNHSADDAEIYPGLPRTFNLGFSIRF; this comes from the coding sequence ATGAGTAAATCATTTTACCGTATTTCAGCGTTACTGCTGATGTTAATGTTTTTGCCGACATTTTTGATGGCGCAAAACTACACAATCAGCGGTGTAGTAAAATCGCAAACAGGCGAGGTTCTAATCGGAGCCAACGTATTTTTGAAGGGCACCACATTGGGCGCCGCTTCGGAAGCGGACGGAACATACAAAATTACGGCTCCGAAAGGCAGATACACTATAGTTTGCAGCTACATCGGCTACGAAAAAGTTGAGTACGATATCAACCTTACAAACAACATGGAAGTCAACTTCACGCTGAGAGAACATGAATTCTCCCTGTCGGTTGAAGTTATCGCCGACCGCGCTAAAGAACAAAAAACGCCTGTTGCATTTACGGATGTCGATAAAAAAGAAATTGAGCAAGTATTAGGTTCTCGCGACATACCTCTGGTGCTTAACTATACTCCCTCGGTTTACGCCACTTCCTCTGGCGGCGGCGCGGGCGACGCTCGTATTAACGTGAGAGGTTTCAACCAGAGAAATATCGCTATAATGATCAACGGTGTACCCATTAACGATATGGAAAACGGTTGGGTATACTGGTCCAACTGGGACGGACTCGGCGACGCTACTTCTTCAATTCAGGTTCAAAGAGGACTTTCTTCCGTTACGCTTGCAACCCCAGCAGTGGGCGGCGTTATAAACATTGTTACGGATCCTACAGCTTCGAAAAGAGGGGTCTTCTACAAAAACGAAATCGGAAGCGGTAACTTTACAAAACAAACTCTCTTTGTCCATACAGGCTTGATAGACAATAAATTTGCTCTCACTCTGGGAGGAGTAAAAAAATCACAGGACGGAGTTGTCGACGGAACATGGTCCGACGCATATGCATACTATCTGGGAGCAGCTTATCAGGTGGATCAGAACAACAGACTGGAACTTTATGCTACCGGAGCTCCTCAAAGACACGGACAGAGAAGATGGCGTTTGAATGCCGCTACGTATTCACATGAACTGGCTCGCGAACTCGGTTATAGCGAAGAAATTTTGCAGGATCCCAAATTAGCCGAACAGGGAATTCTTTATAATTCCAACTGGAATTCTCTCGATCCTACATACCGCGGTAAACAGTACTGGAACGACGGCACAAGCAACCGTTATTCGCCTACTTTCATCAGTGAAAGCGAAAATTATTACCACAAACCGATCGTCAACTTCAACTGGTATTCGAATCTTACGAAAGATTTATCGTTATATACAACATTATACTGGTCGGGCGGCATCGGCGGAGGCTCTGGTACATTCGGTTCGATGGTTTGGGATTATACTCTGTTGCAGCGTGTAGTTGATTGGAACGGAACAATTCAAAGAAACATGAATAACATCGATACTCTTGCAAACGGTAATGCGGTAAAAGTATCCCGCGGAATTTTGAGAAACAGCGTAAATAACCAGTGGACGCTCGGCGGTATATCGAAAGCTTTCTATAAAGTTAACGAAAACCTTACAACGTCGTTCGGTCTGGATATACGCTATGCGGAAATCGAACATTACAGAGAAGTAAGAGATTTATTGGGCGGCGACTATTTCTATAGTACTGCAAATGCATTCGATATGCCCGATCAATATTACAAGAAACTCGGCGATAAAATCGATTACTTCTTTACTAACTCAGTAAGTTGGGTAGGTACTTTTGCTCAGGCTGAATACAGTATTGATAGATTCACGTATTATGCAACCGCAGGTTACTCGATGATCAAATATGATCATACAAATCACTTTAGAAAAGCAGCAGACGGTAGCGAATTATATATTGAAACAGATTGGATCGGCGGATACCAGGTAAAAGGCGGAGCCAGCTTCCGTTACAGCGCCGACCTTAATTTCTATGCAAACGCCGGTTATATAGCCAGAGTGCCGATTTTCGATCAGGTTATCGACGACAGAAGCGGCGCTAAAATTACTGATCCGAAAAACGAAAAAATTCTTTCTTTTGAAGTAGGAGCAAACTATAAAGCTTTAAACAACAGACTCTCGGCTAAAGCTAACTTATACTACACTATGTGGAAAGACAGAGCGCAATCCAGAGGAGTTGTTAATCCAGACGGCTCGGAAGGCCTTGTCTTTTTGAACGGCATTAACTCAAGTCATACCGGTCTGGAACTTGAGCTTGCTTTTCAAGCCTCAAAATTCCTGCGTTTCGATGCAGCGGCTTCATTTGCAAGCTGGGTTTACACAGATGATGTGGCCGGTGTGTATGTCGTTGATTACCAAACAAATCAACAAGAAGACTATAATTATTACATTAAAGACTTGAAAGTTGGCGACGCGCCTCAAAGACAAATTGCGGGAGGTATTACAGTTACACCTATTCAAGGATTTAATGCTCAATTGGCGTGGAGATATAATACTGAATATTATGCCGATTTCGATCCTTTTACCAGAACTAAT